A window from Populus trichocarpa isolate Nisqually-1 chromosome 3, P.trichocarpa_v4.1, whole genome shotgun sequence encodes these proteins:
- the LOC7458195 gene encoding uncharacterized protein LOC7458195 isoform X1: MAAAVNFPGQLPRQTISLKGVAGLTLASSPFKGSSQLMLSNVKMEQEVACLRKQVNNKLFNKRWVNLVVSAAADFDLKLGSSPSNMIKQFYTCINDKKLKELDGYISEDCHFENCSFLQPMQGKREVMHFFRQLTAGMGENMKFIIEHVCEDDEMTAGVNWHLEWKTIQIPFTRGCSFYECSHKDDRLVIKKALVVIESPIKPGGIVLTLLKNMTAIFDDFPRAAEWLLKSPHVIMQFCSKIYSRLLAPLVNPLLAGYIRAWKPIARLFAFALNIVFHFLNKYFG, translated from the exons ATGGCTGCTGCTGTCAATTTCCCTGGCCAGCTCCCACGGCAGACCATCTCCCTCAAAGGAGTGGCTGGACTCACTCTCGCCTCCTCTCCCTTTAAAGGGTCGAGTCAATTAATGCTGAGCAACGTGAAGATGGAACAAGAAGTAGCATGTTTAAGAAAACAGGTAAATAACAAATTGTTCAACAAAAGATGGGTCAACTTGGTTGTGTCAGCGGCTGCTGATTTCGACTTGAAATTGGGTTCTTCTCCGTCCAATATGATCAAGCAATTCTATACATGCATCAATGACAAGAAGCTGAAGGAACTAGATGGCTATATCTCGGAGGATTGTCACTTCGAAAACTGCTCCTTCCTTCAACCAATGCAAGGGAAAAGG GAGGTTATGCATTTCTTTCGACAACTTACAGCAGGCATGGGCGAGAATATGAAGTTCATCATTGAACATGTATGTGAAGATGATGAAATGACAGCAGGCGTGAATTGGCACTTAg AATGGAAAACGATCCAGATACCCTTCACCAGAGGATGCAGCTTCTATGAATGTTCTCACAAAGACGACAGACTTGTTATCAA GAAAGCTCTGGTTGTGATAGAATCACCCATCAAACCAGGAGGCATTGTTCTG ACTCTGTTAAAGAATATGACTGCAATATTTGATGATTTCCCAAGAGCTGCAGAAT GGTTGCTAAAGAGTCCTCATGTCATAATGCAATTCTGTTCAAAAATTTACAGCAGGCTTTTGGCCCCTCTTGTCAACCCACTTCTTGCAGGCTACATCAGAGCCTGGAAACCCATTGCAAGATTATTTGCTTTTGCACTGAACATAGTATTCCATTTTCTAAATAAGTATTTTGGATAG
- the LOC7458195 gene encoding uncharacterized protein LOC7458195 isoform X2 → MAAAVNFPGQLPRQTISLKGVAGLTLASSPFKGSSQLMLSNVKMEQEVACLRKQVNNKLFNKRWVNLVVSAAADFDLKLGSSPSNMIKQFYTCINDKKLKELDGYISEDCHFENCSFLQPMQGKREVMHFFRQLTAGMGENMKFIIEHVCEDDEMTAGVNWHLEWKTIQIPFTRGCSFYECSHKDDRLVIKKALVVIESPIKPGGIVLTLLKNMTAIFDDFPRAAECRVAKESSCHNAILFKNLQQAFGPSCQPTSCRLHQSLETHCKIICFCTEHSIPFSK, encoded by the exons ATGGCTGCTGCTGTCAATTTCCCTGGCCAGCTCCCACGGCAGACCATCTCCCTCAAAGGAGTGGCTGGACTCACTCTCGCCTCCTCTCCCTTTAAAGGGTCGAGTCAATTAATGCTGAGCAACGTGAAGATGGAACAAGAAGTAGCATGTTTAAGAAAACAGGTAAATAACAAATTGTTCAACAAAAGATGGGTCAACTTGGTTGTGTCAGCGGCTGCTGATTTCGACTTGAAATTGGGTTCTTCTCCGTCCAATATGATCAAGCAATTCTATACATGCATCAATGACAAGAAGCTGAAGGAACTAGATGGCTATATCTCGGAGGATTGTCACTTCGAAAACTGCTCCTTCCTTCAACCAATGCAAGGGAAAAGG GAGGTTATGCATTTCTTTCGACAACTTACAGCAGGCATGGGCGAGAATATGAAGTTCATCATTGAACATGTATGTGAAGATGATGAAATGACAGCAGGCGTGAATTGGCACTTAg AATGGAAAACGATCCAGATACCCTTCACCAGAGGATGCAGCTTCTATGAATGTTCTCACAAAGACGACAGACTTGTTATCAA GAAAGCTCTGGTTGTGATAGAATCACCCATCAAACCAGGAGGCATTGTTCTG ACTCTGTTAAAGAATATGACTGCAATATTTGATGATTTCCCAAGAGCTGCAGAATGTAg GGTTGCTAAAGAGTCCTCATGTCATAATGCAATTCTGTTCAAAAATTTACAGCAGGCTTTTGGCCCCTCTTGTCAACCCACTTCTTGCAGGCTACATCAGAGCCTGGAAACCCATTGCAAGATTATTTGCTTTTGCACTGAACATAGTATTCCATTTTCTAAATAA
- the LOC7497799 gene encoding protein SPIRAL1-like 5, translating to MSRGGSYGGGQSSLGYLFGSDEQPSAPPPSRPVNLPSYGVDITIEKSPDSGSSEKKPVSNNYHRAQGQNTGNFITDRPSTKVKSVPGGDSSLGYLFGDK from the exons ATGAGTAGAGGTGGGAGCTATGGCGGCGGGCAGAGTTCTTTGGGCTACCTTTTTGGTTCTGATGAGCAACCAAGTGCACCTCCGCCTTCGCGCCCGGTTAACCTACCATCATATGGGGTTGACATTACCATAGAGAAGTCACCAGATAGTGGTTCTTCTGAGAAGAAGCCGGTCTCAAACAACTATCACAGAGCTCAAGGCCAGAATACAGGAAACTTCATTACT GATCGCCCATCCACTAAAGTCAAGTCAGTGCCAGGAGGAGATTCATCTCTTGGGTACCTATTTGGAGATAAGTGA